Proteins encoded within one genomic window of Synechococcus sp. PCC 7335:
- the dxr gene encoding 1-deoxy-D-xylulose-5-phosphate reductoisomerase gives MKAITLLGSTGSIGTQTLDILAQYPDKFRLVGIAAGSNVALLAKQVMQFQPEIVAICDESKLTELREAIASLEPQPIIVSGEAGIVEVARYGDAEAVVTGIVGCAGLLPTIAAIKAGKDIALANKETLIAGGPVVLPLAKQHGVKLLPADSEHSAIFQCLQGVPEGGLRTIELTASGGAFRDWPVEELPNVTMADAIKHPNWSMGKKITVDSATLMNKGLEVIEAHYLFDLDYDDIDIVIHPQSIIHSMIHLQDTSVLAQLGWPDMRLPLLYAISWPERIPTDWKPLSLAELSMLSFRKPDHQKYPCMDLAYAAGRAGGTMSAVLNAANEQAVALFLEEKIHYLEIAKVIEQVCDRHQSDLNSSPNLEDILAVDQWARAAVTELTAVSA, from the coding sequence GTGAAAGCCATAACCCTGCTCGGTTCAACTGGTTCTATCGGCACACAAACGCTCGATATCTTGGCGCAATATCCCGATAAGTTTCGATTAGTAGGCATCGCTGCCGGTAGCAATGTCGCCTTATTAGCTAAGCAGGTGATGCAGTTTCAACCAGAAATCGTGGCTATCTGTGATGAAAGTAAACTGACTGAGCTTAGAGAGGCAATTGCATCGTTAGAGCCACAGCCAATCATCGTTTCAGGGGAAGCTGGCATTGTCGAAGTTGCTAGATATGGCGACGCTGAGGCTGTCGTCACAGGTATTGTTGGTTGCGCTGGACTACTACCTACAATCGCAGCTATCAAAGCGGGTAAAGACATCGCCCTAGCGAACAAAGAAACCCTGATCGCCGGAGGTCCGGTTGTGCTGCCCTTGGCCAAGCAGCATGGCGTCAAACTTCTACCTGCTGACTCCGAGCACTCCGCTATCTTTCAGTGCCTTCAAGGCGTTCCTGAAGGTGGCTTACGCACTATTGAACTGACGGCATCTGGTGGCGCTTTTCGCGATTGGCCTGTAGAAGAGTTACCTAACGTCACAATGGCCGACGCTATCAAGCATCCTAACTGGTCGATGGGTAAGAAAATCACCGTTGATTCAGCAACGCTAATGAACAAAGGGCTAGAGGTGATTGAGGCACACTATCTCTTTGACTTGGACTACGACGATATTGATATCGTCATTCATCCCCAGAGCATTATTCACTCGATGATTCATCTTCAAGATACATCTGTATTGGCTCAGCTGGGCTGGCCAGATATGCGTCTGCCACTGCTCTATGCTATCTCTTGGCCCGAACGCATTCCCACTGACTGGAAGCCGTTAAGTCTAGCAGAACTTAGCATGCTTAGTTTCCGCAAACCAGATCATCAAAAGTATCCCTGTATGGACCTTGCTTATGCCGCAGGTCGTGCTGGAGGAACCATGAGCGCAGTACTCAACGCCGCAAACGAGCAGGCAGTGGCCCTATTTTTAGAAGAGAAGATTCATTATTTAGAGATTGCTAAAGTGATTGAACAGGTGTGTGATCGCCACCAAAGCGATCTCAACAGCTCCCCTAATCTAGAAGACATCTTAGCTGTCGACCAATGGGCTCGTGCTGCTGTTACTGAGCTGACAGCCGTGAGTGCTTGA
- a CDS encoding phospholipid carrier-dependent glycosyltransferase, with product MSEKISQPAVLSAGDEFPTYSQSATKVRHVGRWLLGLFAIALMIRLTYLVAKPAWMDEISTILFSLGNSSRLIPTDQIITLEQIVRPLRLTPSATAADTVTYLLAENNHPPAYFVLAHWWMVFFHWLIGEADGYASVWAARALPAFFGAIAVPVSYWVGWISFRDRLTALLCAALMVVSPFSIFLSQEARHYTLAILAVMGSLGCFVLAVRAVEGRRAIGWPVVLGWIVINSFGVAVHYFCAITHFVEGLVLLCLLVRDFSQDRWAGLRSRWIQIYIVALGTSAGILLWLPILLNFYGSPQTTYITGSRDLSFWLSPVAQSVAGWLYAILAPVSSGYGPVAVTTIVVSCVVLLFGYVPWLVPWLVRSFKLQWQQPERHIGLLAIGGFFIMSNIVFLAICYGAGFDITRGHRYSFVFYPSIVILVGALLAPFWTRDGEHMFAQIKLPLVRQYISGRAFVMTVLGVSFLGSLVIVLDRTHLKFYQADRFVDFIQAESIYPVILGAQTVVGNQPSVYGIEIVSVAWEIQQQLEKDLEARSQWKSEPRFILLKRDLITNNDLEGTLRGLVRSESQLFDLWMLGISPSLEPAGCGEPLRGNKGSFSYSHYICGNA from the coding sequence ATGAGCGAGAAAATAAGTCAACCTGCAGTCCTTTCTGCTGGAGACGAATTTCCCACGTACTCTCAATCTGCTACCAAGGTTCGGCATGTGGGCCGGTGGCTATTAGGACTATTCGCGATCGCCTTAATGATCCGCCTGACCTATCTAGTCGCCAAACCTGCCTGGATGGACGAAATCTCGACTATACTCTTCAGCCTTGGCAATTCTTCTAGACTCATTCCAACCGATCAAATCATCACATTAGAACAGATTGTTCGCCCCTTGCGTCTCACGCCTAGCGCAACGGCAGCAGACACCGTAACTTACCTGCTTGCAGAAAACAATCATCCACCTGCTTACTTTGTCTTGGCTCACTGGTGGATGGTGTTTTTTCACTGGCTGATAGGCGAAGCGGATGGGTATGCTTCTGTCTGGGCAGCTAGGGCTTTGCCTGCTTTTTTCGGTGCGATCGCTGTCCCTGTTAGCTACTGGGTTGGTTGGATTAGCTTTCGCGATCGGCTAACGGCCCTGCTATGTGCTGCTCTGATGGTGGTTTCTCCCTTTTCTATCTTTCTCTCTCAAGAGGCCCGGCACTATACGCTAGCGATTCTAGCGGTGATGGGGTCTTTGGGTTGTTTCGTACTAGCTGTTCGAGCGGTAGAAGGCCGGCGAGCGATAGGTTGGCCGGTAGTCTTAGGTTGGATAGTCATTAATTCATTCGGCGTGGCGGTGCACTACTTTTGTGCCATTACTCATTTTGTCGAAGGGTTGGTGTTATTGTGCTTGCTTGTTCGAGACTTTAGTCAAGATAGGTGGGCTGGGTTGCGATCGCGATGGATCCAGATCTATATTGTGGCGCTAGGAACCTCTGCTGGAATTTTGCTGTGGCTACCGATTCTGTTAAATTTCTATGGCAGTCCCCAGACGACTTATATCACCGGTTCTAGAGATCTTAGCTTTTGGTTAAGCCCAGTTGCCCAATCAGTCGCAGGCTGGCTGTACGCGATTCTAGCACCCGTGTCTAGTGGCTATGGACCGGTGGCTGTGACGACGATTGTTGTTTCTTGTGTCGTGTTGTTGTTTGGCTATGTGCCGTGGCTTGTGCCATGGCTTGTGCGATCTTTCAAGCTTCAATGGCAGCAACCCGAACGGCACATAGGATTACTAGCCATCGGTGGATTCTTCATCATGAGTAATATAGTCTTTTTGGCAATTTGTTATGGTGCTGGATTCGATATTACTCGTGGTCATCGATACAGCTTTGTTTTTTATCCTAGTATTGTGATTTTAGTCGGTGCGTTGCTGGCTCCTTTTTGGACTAGAGATGGCGAGCATATGTTTGCTCAGATTAAATTACCGCTGGTTAGGCAATACATCAGTGGTCGGGCTTTTGTAATGACTGTTTTGGGTGTGAGCTTTTTGGGATCTCTAGTAATTGTTCTAGATCGTACGCATCTAAAATTCTATCAAGCCGATCGGTTTGTCGATTTTATCCAAGCAGAATCGATATATCCAGTCATCTTAGGGGCTCAGACGGTCGTAGGTAATCAGCCGAGCGTATATGGTATTGAAATCGTGTCAGTAGCGTGGGAAATTCAACAGCAGCTAGAAAAAGATTTGGAAGCGCGATCGCAGTGGAAAAGCGAACCACGCTTTATTTTATTAAAGAGAGATTTGATTACAAACAACGATCTTGAAGGAACCCTTAGAGGGTTGGTTCGTTCTGAGTCACAGCTGTTTGATTTATGGATGTTAGGAATTTCACCCTCATTAGAGCCTGCAGGCTGTGGCGAGCCTCTTCGAGGAAACAAAGGATCGTTTTCTTATAGCCATTACATCTGCGGTAATGCTTAG
- a CDS encoding LysE family translocator: protein MSFSQAAALFSVMFVLSATPGPSDFAVVARSLTAGFRQGMMMTLGIVAGDFLFIAFAIYSLSEVAESMSGLFSSVRYICAAYLVWLGANTLKGAFNQSAFKGSCVRATNLSASKRSSGYASFFSGLLITLGDPGAILFYMGLFPAFVNLQTISIHQTLLIMGMAALIIGGVKTTEAYLADRAKKVLEDVRVQRTLNMMSGCVLLGTGLVLLVK, encoded by the coding sequence ATGAGTTTTAGTCAGGCTGCTGCTTTATTTAGCGTTATGTTTGTGCTGTCCGCCACGCCAGGACCTAGTGATTTTGCGGTGGTTGCTCGGTCACTAACGGCTGGTTTTCGGCAAGGCATGATGATGACACTAGGCATTGTCGCAGGTGATTTCTTATTTATTGCTTTCGCTATCTACAGCCTCAGCGAAGTTGCCGAATCGATGAGTGGTTTGTTCTCCTCGGTTAGATACATTTGCGCCGCATATTTGGTTTGGCTAGGCGCTAACACACTTAAAGGTGCATTTAATCAAAGTGCATTTAAAGGCAGCTGCGTCAGAGCAACAAACCTATCAGCTTCAAAACGATCTTCTGGGTATGCCAGCTTTTTCAGTGGATTGTTGATCACACTAGGAGACCCGGGCGCAATTCTTTTCTATATGGGACTGTTTCCAGCTTTCGTCAATCTACAAACAATATCCATTCACCAGACATTGCTGATCATGGGGATGGCAGCGCTGATCATAGGCGGTGTGAAAACAACAGAGGCGTATCTAGCAGATAGGGCAAAGAAAGTCTTGGAAGATGTTCGAGTTCAAAGGACCTTGAATATGATGTCAGGCTGTGTTCTATTGGGTACTGGCCTAGTGCTTCTAGTTAAATGA
- a CDS encoding DNA-3-methyladenine glycosylase — protein sequence MPLEEIKDIHHQLLMVASTLSPELSFAIQQNGLLELVAKQDRPFVEQLCRTVVGQQLSLKAAASIWARLVASVPADVNFVDYLVRVDPAVLRGCGLSGAKVRTVVAIAQAARANQLDAKELGALNHTERTKRLTVLWGVGQWTADMMGIFYFADANIWPDGDVTAKKTLERLTSKRRKTIRTAVRFAPYRSYLALHMWRYVDAVPD from the coding sequence ATGCCCCTGGAGGAAATCAAGGATATTCACCATCAGCTTTTGATGGTTGCCTCTACGCTGAGCCCTGAACTCAGCTTCGCTATCCAACAGAATGGCCTGTTAGAGCTGGTTGCAAAGCAAGATCGGCCGTTTGTAGAGCAACTGTGTCGGACGGTCGTGGGACAGCAGCTTTCACTCAAAGCAGCTGCTTCGATTTGGGCACGGCTAGTCGCCAGCGTGCCAGCAGACGTGAATTTTGTCGACTACCTAGTAAGAGTTGATCCAGCTGTGTTGAGAGGCTGCGGGTTGTCAGGCGCTAAGGTGAGGACGGTGGTGGCGATCGCCCAAGCGGCCCGAGCCAATCAGTTAGATGCAAAAGAACTCGGCGCGCTGAACCACACCGAACGGACCAAACGTCTCACTGTGCTTTGGGGAGTTGGTCAGTGGACGGCTGATATGATGGGAATCTTCTACTTTGCCGATGCGAATATCTGGCCTGACGGCGACGTCACCGCCAAGAAGACGTTAGAAAGGCTTACTAGCAAACGTAGGAAAACGATTCGCACAGCGGTCCGATTCGCACCTTATCGGTCATATCTAGCCCTGCATATGTGGCGCTATGTCGATGCTGTCCCAGACTAG
- a CDS encoding ABC transporter substrate-binding protein has product MAQKNELPTLIAALLFTAALLGGGGWFLVNQFTDRAGPVVSSERGDGTGTTDSSGDQAGATNSSNASLVTGADGSSGRSLLPGAVSAAKQRGLDALAEQDFQTAQAEFSAALQAEPNDPESLIYLNNAQIGNAAAHTIAVVVPVGSALNASLEMMRGVAQAQTEINQAGGTTPLKVLLLDDRGDPETAVEVAESLAADDSVLGVVGHYTSDATLAAAAVYEAGELTMVSPTSTAVSISNAGDYIFRTVPSDRLAAATLARYMLNEIDQQQAVVFFDSNSAYSRSVKSEFTTELLSNGGSVVADFDISQPGFSAGQALQEAKRLGAQVVMLALTADTNDIALQIISVNQKELPMIGGDDMYNFKILDVGRANAEGLVVAVPWHILSYEQSRFVSESRRLWGGDVNWRTVMAYDAVSTLVAAIDQDATREGVATILAEPDFSASGATETVRFLPTGDRNQPSQLVEVVPGSRSGTGFDYVPVE; this is encoded by the coding sequence ATGGCCCAAAAGAATGAGCTGCCTACTCTAATTGCTGCGCTGCTGTTTACGGCTGCGCTACTGGGTGGGGGCGGCTGGTTTCTGGTGAATCAGTTCACTGATAGGGCCGGTCCTGTTGTGTCTTCAGAGCGCGGCGATGGGACAGGTACTACTGATTCTTCAGGTGATCAGGCAGGCGCTACTAATTCCTCCAATGCTTCACTGGTAACTGGTGCTGATGGCTCATCTGGGCGATCACTGCTGCCCGGGGCAGTGTCTGCGGCTAAGCAAAGAGGGCTAGACGCGCTTGCTGAGCAGGATTTTCAGACCGCTCAGGCAGAGTTTTCGGCAGCATTGCAAGCAGAGCCAAACGATCCAGAATCTTTGATCTATCTCAACAACGCCCAGATTGGCAACGCCGCTGCTCATACTATTGCAGTGGTAGTCCCGGTGGGCAGTGCCTTGAATGCTTCGCTAGAGATGATGCGCGGAGTGGCCCAAGCTCAAACGGAAATCAATCAAGCAGGCGGCACAACGCCTTTGAAGGTGCTATTGCTTGACGATAGGGGCGATCCAGAAACTGCAGTCGAAGTGGCCGAAAGTTTGGCCGCAGACGATTCTGTCTTAGGTGTGGTAGGTCATTACACGAGCGATGCGACTTTGGCAGCGGCAGCGGTGTATGAGGCGGGCGAACTGACGATGGTTTCACCCACGAGTACAGCGGTGAGTATTTCGAATGCGGGTGACTATATCTTTCGCACGGTTCCTAGCGATCGCCTAGCCGCTGCCACGCTAGCCCGGTACATGCTCAACGAAATCGATCAGCAGCAGGCCGTTGTTTTCTTCGATAGCAACAGTGCCTATAGCCGCTCTGTGAAGTCAGAATTTACTACAGAGCTGCTGAGTAACGGCGGTAGTGTGGTGGCTGATTTTGATATTAGCCAGCCAGGATTTAGTGCGGGGCAAGCCCTTCAAGAGGCGAAGAGGCTAGGCGCTCAAGTCGTGATGCTGGCGCTGACGGCGGATACCAATGACATTGCTCTACAGATCATTTCGGTCAACCAAAAGGAGCTACCGATGATTGGTGGTGATGACATGTACAACTTCAAGATCCTAGATGTGGGCCGGGCCAATGCAGAGGGGTTAGTCGTGGCTGTGCCGTGGCATATTCTCAGCTATGAGCAAAGTCGGTTTGTCAGTGAATCTCGTCGACTATGGGGAGGTGATGTCAACTGGCGGACGGTGATGGCCTATGACGCAGTCAGTACGCTGGTTGCGGCTATTGACCAGGATGCGACTAGAGAAGGCGTTGCCACTATCTTGGCGGAACCTGATTTTAGTGCGTCTGGGGCAACTGAGACAGTAAGATTTTTACCGACGGGCGATCGCAATCAGCCATCACAGCTAGTAGAGGTAGTGCCTGGCAGTCGTTCGGGGACTGGATTTGACTATGTTCCCGTAGAGTAG
- a CDS encoding serine/threonine-protein kinase, with the protein MQLHCTRPKCSSPINHFSDLDNPNLPHPLAQKYCSACRMELILRGRYLPVSLLGKGGFGTAFLAKDFDSPTQRRCVVKLFQPPVTLTPPQLATAQRLFNQEAIVLERLGLQHPRIPNLYAYFPLLVTNPLNNQSEELFYLVQEYVEGDDLEKLLDRQGRFSEPDIEKVLAAMLDVLGFVHDNGAIHRDVKPSNIIQGKDGKLSLLDFGAVKEVTTPTAGRRGPTTICSPDYAPPEQIMSGQVDQTSDLYALAATCVVLLTDRDSNQLRDPVSNRWNWQSSTQISTGLAQVLEKMLQPKPRDRFPNAAAVVEALTKNAQSTVSPQARATGRAIMGSSAQSAQSVSVTPSQPKPTPPLANPKVGSPANPKQSSPPVVPASAPVQLLSVPRFLGNAAFAGVEGGLLAVACLSTLGTTLVGGGAWLAMLAVLVALQLRRAIEGMDLVIIAGVTLAVIAFFSPLHSILGGGGWVPIAVIAMMAGGVMVIVAIVFRLIFSLLSRIM; encoded by the coding sequence ATGCAACTGCACTGCACTCGTCCTAAGTGTTCATCGCCGATCAATCATTTTTCGGACCTCGATAATCCCAACTTACCGCATCCCCTAGCTCAAAAGTACTGCAGCGCCTGTCGTATGGAGCTCATTTTGCGCGGTCGCTATTTGCCAGTAAGTCTGTTGGGTAAGGGGGGATTTGGTACTGCTTTTCTAGCAAAGGATTTTGATTCGCCAACGCAACGGCGCTGTGTAGTGAAGCTATTTCAGCCGCCGGTTACGCTAACGCCACCGCAGCTAGCGACCGCCCAACGGTTGTTCAACCAAGAAGCGATTGTGCTAGAGCGATTGGGATTGCAACATCCGAGAATTCCGAACCTGTATGCTTATTTCCCTCTGCTGGTCACCAACCCGTTGAACAACCAGTCTGAAGAGCTGTTTTATCTAGTTCAAGAGTACGTTGAGGGAGACGATCTAGAAAAGCTACTTGATCGCCAAGGTAGATTTTCTGAACCTGATATTGAGAAAGTACTGGCAGCGATGCTAGATGTACTAGGCTTTGTACATGACAATGGCGCGATCCACCGAGATGTCAAACCTTCAAATATCATTCAGGGTAAAGACGGTAAGCTATCGCTGCTAGATTTTGGCGCAGTAAAGGAGGTCACCACGCCGACAGCAGGTCGGCGTGGCCCAACCACAATCTGTTCACCCGACTATGCACCGCCAGAACAGATCATGAGTGGCCAGGTCGACCAAACATCCGATCTGTATGCGTTGGCGGCTACGTGTGTAGTGCTACTGACCGATAGAGACTCGAATCAGCTACGTGATCCGGTGTCGAACCGATGGAACTGGCAGTCGTCTACTCAGATTTCTACAGGGTTGGCACAGGTGCTAGAAAAGATGCTGCAACCTAAGCCGAGAGATCGTTTCCCTAATGCCGCGGCGGTCGTAGAAGCACTCACGAAAAATGCACAATCGACAGTAAGCCCCCAGGCGAGAGCCACTGGCAGAGCCATCATGGGTTCATCTGCTCAATCTGCTCAATCTGTCTCTGTCACTCCTTCCCAGCCCAAGCCTACCCCTCCACTCGCCAATCCAAAAGTTGGCTCACCAGCAAATCCGAAGCAGTCTTCACCGCCTGTAGTACCTGCTAGCGCTCCCGTGCAGCTGCTATCTGTGCCTCGGTTCTTAGGTAACGCCGCGTTTGCAGGTGTAGAAGGAGGACTGCTAGCGGTCGCCTGTCTTAGCACGTTAGGAACCACACTAGTCGGTGGTGGCGCTTGGCTGGCAATGCTAGCTGTACTGGTCGCTCTTCAGTTGCGGCGAGCGATCGAGGGCATGGACCTTGTCATCATTGCTGGAGTAACCCTTGCGGTTATCGCCTTCTTTAGCCCCCTACATTCTATTTTAGGTGGGGGCGGCTGGGTGCCGATTGCGGTCATCGCGATGATGGCCGGAGGGGTTATGGTGATCGTTGCGATTGTCTTTCGGCTAATATTTAGCTTGCTTTCCCGTATCATGTGA
- a CDS encoding LysR family transcriptional regulator, whose product MSDLPFTLDQLRILKAIAAEGSFKRAADSLYVSQPAVSLQVQNLERQLDVPLFDRGGRRAQLTEAGHLLLEYGDRILSLCQETCRAIEDLQNLQGGTLIIGASQTTGTYLLPRMIGQFRQRYPEVAVQLHVHSTRRTSWSVANGQIDLAIIGGEVPPELQDSLEIASYAEDELALIMPVFHPLATNETIARSDLYKLKFITLDSQSTIRKVIDQVLARGGIETRRLRVEMELNSIEAIKNAVQSGLGVAFASTSSIEKELQMGVIHRARIESVEVKRTLSVIFNPNRYRSKAAEAFTKEILPQFTNRALEFKKASVKSNGKVNGKSNAEDKFSEDEFPEEKSTQATQETSATVPDKAKAAVDAEASR is encoded by the coding sequence ATGTCTGATCTTCCCTTTACTCTTGACCAGCTTCGTATCCTAAAGGCGATCGCCGCCGAGGGTAGCTTTAAGCGGGCAGCTGACAGTCTCTATGTCTCTCAGCCCGCTGTTAGCCTACAGGTACAAAACCTAGAGCGGCAGCTAGATGTCCCCCTGTTTGACAGAGGCGGAAGAAGAGCGCAACTGACGGAAGCAGGACATCTGCTATTGGAATATGGTGATCGCATTCTTAGCCTGTGTCAAGAAACCTGCCGCGCGATTGAAGATCTACAAAACCTGCAAGGCGGAACGCTAATCATCGGTGCTAGTCAAACTACCGGCACCTACCTACTGCCTCGCATGATCGGTCAATTTCGTCAGCGCTACCCTGAAGTCGCTGTTCAACTCCATGTGCACTCCACCCGCCGCACCTCGTGGAGCGTTGCTAACGGCCAAATAGATCTCGCTATCATTGGTGGAGAAGTCCCCCCAGAACTGCAAGATTCCCTCGAGATCGCTTCTTACGCAGAAGATGAGCTAGCGCTAATTATGCCAGTTTTTCATCCGCTAGCGACTAATGAGACAATTGCCCGTAGCGACTTGTACAAACTGAAGTTCATCACGCTAGATTCTCAGTCCACTATTCGTAAAGTGATCGATCAGGTATTAGCCCGCGGTGGTATTGAAACTCGCAGACTGCGCGTAGAGATGGAGCTAAACTCGATTGAAGCTATCAAGAATGCTGTTCAATCTGGCTTAGGTGTAGCGTTTGCCTCTACCTCCTCTATTGAAAAAGAATTGCAAATGGGTGTGATTCATCGAGCCCGGATTGAATCTGTCGAAGTCAAACGGACCCTCTCTGTGATTTTTAATCCCAATCGCTATCGCTCAAAAGCAGCTGAGGCCTTTACCAAAGAAATCTTGCCGCAGTTTACAAACCGGGCGCTAGAGTTCAAGAAGGCTAGTGTTAAATCTAATGGGAAAGTCAACGGCAAATCCAACGCTGAAGACAAATTTTCTGAAGACGAGTTTCCTGAGGAAAAATCCACACAGGCTACTCAGGAAACATCTGCTACAGTGCCTGATAAGGCCAAAGCCGCAGTCGATGCTGAGGCCAGTCGCTAG
- the hrcA gene encoding heat-inducible transcriptional repressor HrcA — MKLNSRQQDILRATVRHYVDTAEPVGSKSLADGYDLQVSSATIRNVMSALEGSGLLYQPHTSAGRIPSDSGYRRYVDELMMPSKPLTRQMETTLSNKLDWDGIAMEALLKESAQVLSRLSGYIALVTLPHVEASTIKHLKLVRVSDRQILLIVLDIYHNHSILLPIDSELEDEPKDIDAELQVLSNFLTDQLKGRSLHDAELDWSNLDQTFQRYAEALQSAITDLSRKSRVLPNTQILISGLAGALDQPEFAEREQIRSIVQLLEDGRDQLWPLIAAPLPSEIKSGSALTNQQRIRIWIGAENPLEPMRACALVASRYGHAPGPTGSLGVLGPTRMLYENAVAAVEAAANYLTDAVSGNQEVYI; from the coding sequence ATGAAGCTTAACTCCAGGCAGCAAGATATTCTTCGCGCTACGGTGCGTCACTATGTCGACACAGCAGAACCCGTCGGTTCTAAGTCTTTAGCAGATGGATACGATCTCCAGGTAAGCTCAGCAACCATTCGGAATGTAATGAGCGCTTTAGAAGGCTCTGGTTTGCTCTATCAGCCGCATACCTCTGCAGGTCGTATTCCTTCTGACTCTGGCTACCGTAGGTATGTAGATGAGCTGATGATGCCGTCAAAGCCCCTGACGCGCCAGATGGAAACGACACTGAGTAATAAGCTCGATTGGGACGGTATCGCTATGGAAGCGCTGCTTAAAGAGTCGGCTCAGGTACTTTCAAGATTGAGTGGCTATATTGCGCTAGTAACCTTACCCCACGTAGAAGCCTCGACTATCAAGCATTTGAAGCTGGTGCGGGTTAGCGATCGCCAAATTCTATTGATTGTTCTAGATATCTATCACAACCATTCGATCTTACTGCCGATAGATAGCGAACTCGAAGATGAGCCTAAAGATATCGACGCCGAGCTACAGGTGCTTTCTAATTTTTTAACTGACCAGCTGAAAGGCCGCTCTTTACACGATGCAGAGCTAGACTGGTCAAACTTAGATCAGACTTTTCAAAGGTATGCAGAGGCGCTTCAAAGCGCAATTACCGACTTGTCTAGAAAATCACGTGTTCTGCCAAATACTCAGATTTTGATCAGTGGTCTAGCTGGCGCGCTAGATCAGCCGGAGTTTGCCGAACGTGAGCAAATTCGCAGCATCGTTCAACTTTTAGAAGATGGTCGCGATCAGCTTTGGCCTTTGATCGCTGCTCCTCTACCTTCGGAAATAAAATCAGGAAGTGCGCTGACCAATCAGCAAAGGATTAGGATTTGGATTGGCGCAGAGAATCCACTCGAGCCGATGCGTGCCTGTGCGCTAGTCGCCTCTCGGTATGGACATGCGCCGGGGCCCACAGGCAGCCTAGGCGTGTTAGGACCTACAAGGATGCTATATGAAAATGCAGTTGCAGCGGTAGAAGCGGCCGCCAACTATCTAACCGACGCGGTATCAGGCAATCAGGAAGTCTATATCTAA
- a CDS encoding rhomboid family intramembrane serine protease — protein sequence MAKEFRLQIKILFGIVVLLWAIEIVDQVVFRGALNNFGIRPRSLPGLFGIFFAPFLHGNFAHLIANTVPLVSLGWLIMLRETEDFIWVSIISAIVGGFGTWLIGSPASHIGASGVIFGYFGFLLLRGYFERSAVAIAFSLLVAFLYGGIIWGVLPTQPGVSWEGHLFGFLGGVLAARLLSRPKQPSNDF from the coding sequence ATGGCTAAGGAATTCCGGCTACAGATCAAGATTTTGTTTGGCATTGTCGTTTTGTTATGGGCGATAGAGATTGTCGACCAGGTGGTGTTTCGAGGTGCGCTAAATAATTTTGGGATTCGTCCGCGATCGCTCCCTGGTCTTTTCGGTATCTTCTTTGCTCCATTCTTGCATGGTAATTTTGCGCACTTGATTGCAAATACAGTGCCACTGGTGAGCTTGGGATGGCTGATCATGCTGCGAGAGACTGAAGACTTTATCTGGGTAAGTATTATTTCAGCGATAGTCGGCGGTTTTGGAACTTGGCTGATTGGTTCACCCGCTAGTCATATTGGGGCAAGCGGCGTTATTTTTGGCTACTTTGGCTTTCTGCTACTGCGTGGGTATTTCGAGCGGAGCGCGGTGGCGATCGCCTTCTCGCTCTTGGTTGCATTTTTATACGGCGGTATCATCTGGGGTGTACTACCCACTCAACCAGGGGTCTCGTGGGAAGGTCACTTATTTGGCTTTCTAGGCGGTGTGCTAGCGGCCAGACTATTATCAAGACCCAAACAGCCCTCTAACGACTTTTAG